The following nucleotide sequence is from candidate division WOR-3 bacterium.
GATATAGAAGTCTTTGAAGGGAAAGAGCATTTCTTTCATAAAGTCAATAATTATCTATTTTTCTTTAATACGATGAGAAAGAACTCAAACAAGAATGATGAACTCCTTTAGAGATACTTATTGAGAGAAACAAATCTCCTGAACTTGTCCACTGGTTTGTGGCGGATCTTGATAAACTCCTGGAAAAGAAAATGGATGTGACTCTTGATCTGGAATTAGACCTTGTGAATGTTAAAATATCTCAAAGTGTCCACCACCTGCCTTGGAGGGTCTCTAAAAATTTTTATAAGGGATTATGAAATGTTATTTCAGATATAGCATACTCTTTGATTTAGAAATGTTCCCTGCTTGTAAATTATAATAATAAATTCCTGCTGGAAGGTTTTTCTTGTTTCCTATTTTGGAGAGGTCAATTTTCACTTCATAATCGCCTTTGTCTTTTTCTTCGTCTAACAGTACACTTATAACTCTTCCGCAAATATCATATATATACAATTTTACTTTTGTTTTTTGAAAGACCTTAAATGGTATATAGGTAAAGGAATTAAAAGGATTTGGATAGTTTTGTCCGAGTTGGAAAAATTCTCCTTTTGTTGTGTCTTCCAAAACCAAACCGGAACTTCCTTCTACTACTATATCTCTAAAGCAATGTATTGTTCCTATTTGATTAGAAAGGGTTAATGTGAATGTCTTTGTGTTCTTTACATTAACTATTACAGAGCCATTTAATGCTACGGATTTTATGGAATCACCGCCGAAATCTAAGGAAGCAGATGTGGCATTTTCCGAAGTCCAGCTTAGAGTGACGGTATCTCCATTTTCCGGAAGTAAAGTTTTTGACGCTTTTAGGAATCCTTTTGGGAGGTCTGGGATTAGTTTATTCTTTGCGTGGATTTTTACTGCGTTAAGAAGTGGATTACGCTCATTAACCGAAGGGAAATCTTTTTTATTCAAGTATTGTGCAGGAACATCGTAAAAAATAAATCCACCAATATCCATAGTGTCTACCAAATTTACAACTTCTTTCATTGTTGATGTGTCTGCGAAAGTAATGTATATATCTCCTTCATTTCCTATAGAATCTCTGCCAATATAAGGGCATTTCCTTGGTTCGTCATAATGGAGAGTTCCAGTTGCGGTATCAAGATAGTTCTTCTTTAGCCAATAATATTCTTTTCCCCAGTAGTAGACTTTAATTGGAGGATAATCTGGATCCCACTCTTGGAGTGGAGCTGTAACACCATTATTAGGATCATTCTTAAGTCGTCCCCCTCTCCAGATTTTAGCGTAGGTTGAGACACCGCAGCCCAATCTTTCTTTAGGAATTCCGTAATCATCCTTCCACTTTTTTGTTTTGCTATATATGGAAGTAAGTGGATTACCATAAATATCCGTTGCCCCTGCGGTGTAAACAGGACAGTTATGCCAAGTTTTAGTTGTCCAGAGCCCATCCATATCATAAGTCATTATATTCACCTGGGCAAAATATTGTGCGACTCTTGCCCAGAATTCCGGAACCGTGTATACTGCTGCTGTTAGTAAAGGTTTTTTTGTTCTATCATACCAAGCGTGGTATTTTTGAAGTGTATCATATAATTCCTGAATAAATAATCTTGTATTTGCTGTATCAACGTTAGTGAGAGGTTCAATATCAAGGTCAACTCCATCATATTTTGCTCCTAAGATGACCGAATCAATAATGGTTCTTATTGCATTTCTTCTATAAGTTGGATTTGATACCATTTTTGTCCAATTTCCCCCTCCTCCTTCCCCAAATATAGTTAAGATTATACATTTTCCTTTAGAATGAACATATTCGTTAAAGAGTTTCCTTCTCTGACTCAATAAAGTTGACCCCCAAGTTAAAGTGTTATCCCATTCTTTTTTTACATTCATTTTACCTAGGGAATCAAGGCTTGCATTAAACATAATTAGATGGGTCATTGCATCTAAGTCAATTTCTTCATAAGGTTGATTTCCATAATTTGAGGCACCAACCT
It contains:
- a CDS encoding glycosyl hydrolase family 18 protein, giving the protein MRKIFITLSLLYGINFFSEDWNKWVSGYIASWNLNMEVGASNYGNQPYEEIDLDAMTHLIMFNASLDSLGKMNVKKEWDNTLTWGSTLLSQRRKLFNEYVHSKGKCIILTIFGEGGGGNWTKMVSNPTYRRNAIRTIIDSVILGAKYDGVDLDIEPLTNVDTANTRLFIQELYDTLQKYHAWYDRTKKPLLTAAVYTVPEFWARVAQYFAQVNIMTYDMDGLWTTKTWHNCPVYTAGATDIYGNPLTSIYSKTKKWKDDYGIPKERLGCGVSTYAKIWRGGRLKNDPNNGVTAPLQEWDPDYPPIKVYYWGKEYYWLKKNYLDTATGTLHYDEPRKCPYIGRDSIGNEGDIYITFADTSTMKEVVNLVDTMDIGGFIFYDVPAQYLNKKDFPSVNERNPLLNAVKIHAKNKLIPDLPKGFLKASKTLLPENGDTVTLSWTSENATSASLDFGGDSIKSVALNGSVIVNVKNTKTFTLTLSNQIGTIHCFRDIVVEGSSGLVLEDTTKGEFFQLGQNYPNPFNSFTYIPFKVFQKTKVKLYIYDICGRVISVLLDEEKDKGDYEVKIDLSKIGNKKNLPAGIYYYNLQAGNISKSKSMLYLK